One part of the Gossypium raimondii isolate GPD5lz chromosome 1, ASM2569854v1, whole genome shotgun sequence genome encodes these proteins:
- the LOC105778496 gene encoding uncharacterized protein LOC105778496 isoform X2, with amino-acid sequence MARLRGLFDLLTSNICEIWVKTMAPEDQTQRCSNNSNTSGGNNNIIGRSSKKQRPKKVPQRGLGVAQLEKIRLEEQQKKDPGASLILPLIPSFHPPNHPSSSSSSSSSSIADVSPPPTSFFRPQNIDGNTSAAVPLTSSVNGHKFWGSCCEFNIEKGCPGLDPGWIFRTNLSLPYESESGWSLPSLMQRGQPFHQHQPPPPMMNLSSRTSSSTSVMNIQTEPPSNQKYYKNYTPLLPEEEKVIGMKRPYPFSLDNAPGPPLHTKYPPIVHSIYGQIETTSSTKDTTFNFEPDASNFSSKEGPSCSTSNGVFTRDFLTLGPPATTSMCSTSKSKHPPSNPISYELPDLDSLAYHQASFGDSITKQGGGGFTQHRPYYSFFPPAMAQIEGAKTVTTANCKSGEVAGHVDLNLKL; translated from the exons ATGGCTAGGCTTAGGGGTTTGTTTGATCTCTTGACTTCCAATATCTGCGAGATTTGGG TGAAAACAATGGCACCAGAAGATCAAACCCAGAGATGTAGCAACAATAGTAACACCAGCGGTGGAAACAACAATATTATTGGTAGGTCTTCTAAGAAGCAAAGGCCTAAAAAAGTACCCCAAAGAGGGCTTGGTGTGGCACAGCTTGAAAAGATAAGATTAGAAgaacaacaaaagaaagatcCAGGAGCATCTTTGATTTTGCCACTAATCCCAAGTTTCCATCCCCCAAATcacccttcttcttcttcttcctcatcttcttcttcaattgCTGATGTTTCACCCCCTCCGACTTCGTTCTTTAGGCCTCAAAACATTGATGGAAACACTAGTGCTGCTGTTCCATTGACAAGTAGTGTTAATGGACATAAGTTTTGGGGTTCTTGTTGTGAGTTCAACATTGAAAAAGGGTGTCCTGGATTGGATCCTGGTTGGATTTTTAGGACCAATTTGAGTTTGCCTTATGAATCTGAATCTGGTTGGTCTTTGCCTAGTTTGATGCAAAGGGGACAACCTTTTCACCAACATCAACCTCCTCCTCCAATG ATGAATTTGTCATCAAGAACTTCATCATCAACATCTGTAATGAATATTCAGACGGAGCCCCCTTCAAACCAAAAgtactataaaaattatacgCCTTTATTGCCTGAAGAGGagaag GTGATTGGCATGAAGAGACCATATCCTTTCTCACTAGACAATGCTCCAGGCCCCCCTCTTCACACCAAATATCCTCCCATTGTTCATTCCATCTATGGACAAATTGAAACTACATCAAGTACCAAAGATACCACATTCAATTTCGAACCCGACGCCTCGAATTTCAG TTCCAAGGAAGGGCCTTCGTGTTCGACCTCGAACGGCGTTTTCACCCGAGATTTCCTCACATTAGGCCCTCCTGCAACCACATCAATGTGTTCAACGTCAAAATCTAAGCACCCTCCATCAAATCCGATCTCTTACGAGTTGCCGGACCTCGACTCATTAGCTTACCACCAA GCAAGCTTTGGAGATTCAATTACGAAGCAAGGTGGTGGCGGGTTCACTCAACATCGACCTTACTATAGCTTCTTTCCACCGGCAATGGCGCAAATCGAGGGAGCAAAAACAGTAACAACGGCTAATTGTAAAAGTGGAGAAGTTGCTGGACATGTTGATCTCAATTTAAAGCTATAA
- the LOC105778496 gene encoding uncharacterized protein LOC105778496 isoform X3, whose product MAPEDQTQRCSNNSNTSGGNNNIIGRSSKKQRPKKVPQRGLGVAQLEKIRLEEQQKKDPGASLILPLIPSFHPPNHPSSSSSSSSSSIADVSPPPTSFFRPQNIDGNTSAAVPLTSSVNGHKFWGSCCEFNIEKGCPGLDPGWIFRTNLSLPYESESGWSLPSLMQRGQPFHQHQPPPPMMNLSSRTSSSTSVMNIQTEPPSNQKYYKNYTPLLPEEEKVIGMKRPYPFSLDNAPGPPLHTKYPPIVHSIYGQIETTSSTKDTTFNFEPDASNFSSKEGPSCSTSNGVFTRDFLTLGPPATTSMCSTSKSKHPPSNPISYELPDLDSLAYHQASFGDSITKQGGGGFTQHRPYYSFFPPAMAQIEGAKTVTTANCKSGEVAGHVDLNLKL is encoded by the exons ATGGCACCAGAAGATCAAACCCAGAGATGTAGCAACAATAGTAACACCAGCGGTGGAAACAACAATATTATTGGTAGGTCTTCTAAGAAGCAAAGGCCTAAAAAAGTACCCCAAAGAGGGCTTGGTGTGGCACAGCTTGAAAAGATAAGATTAGAAgaacaacaaaagaaagatcCAGGAGCATCTTTGATTTTGCCACTAATCCCAAGTTTCCATCCCCCAAATcacccttcttcttcttcttcctcatcttcttcttcaattgCTGATGTTTCACCCCCTCCGACTTCGTTCTTTAGGCCTCAAAACATTGATGGAAACACTAGTGCTGCTGTTCCATTGACAAGTAGTGTTAATGGACATAAGTTTTGGGGTTCTTGTTGTGAGTTCAACATTGAAAAAGGGTGTCCTGGATTGGATCCTGGTTGGATTTTTAGGACCAATTTGAGTTTGCCTTATGAATCTGAATCTGGTTGGTCTTTGCCTAGTTTGATGCAAAGGGGACAACCTTTTCACCAACATCAACCTCCTCCTCCAATG ATGAATTTGTCATCAAGAACTTCATCATCAACATCTGTAATGAATATTCAGACGGAGCCCCCTTCAAACCAAAAgtactataaaaattatacgCCTTTATTGCCTGAAGAGGagaag GTGATTGGCATGAAGAGACCATATCCTTTCTCACTAGACAATGCTCCAGGCCCCCCTCTTCACACCAAATATCCTCCCATTGTTCATTCCATCTATGGACAAATTGAAACTACATCAAGTACCAAAGATACCACATTCAATTTCGAACCCGACGCCTCGAATTTCAG TTCCAAGGAAGGGCCTTCGTGTTCGACCTCGAACGGCGTTTTCACCCGAGATTTCCTCACATTAGGCCCTCCTGCAACCACATCAATGTGTTCAACGTCAAAATCTAAGCACCCTCCATCAAATCCGATCTCTTACGAGTTGCCGGACCTCGACTCATTAGCTTACCACCAA GCAAGCTTTGGAGATTCAATTACGAAGCAAGGTGGTGGCGGGTTCACTCAACATCGACCTTACTATAGCTTCTTTCCACCGGCAATGGCGCAAATCGAGGGAGCAAAAACAGTAACAACGGCTAATTGTAAAAGTGGAGAAGTTGCTGGACATGTTGATCTCAATTTAAAGCTATAA
- the LOC105778496 gene encoding uncharacterized protein LOC105778496 isoform X1 — MERGRVRARIWAINERKKNIYSYILVKTMAPEDQTQRCSNNSNTSGGNNNIIGRSSKKQRPKKVPQRGLGVAQLEKIRLEEQQKKDPGASLILPLIPSFHPPNHPSSSSSSSSSSIADVSPPPTSFFRPQNIDGNTSAAVPLTSSVNGHKFWGSCCEFNIEKGCPGLDPGWIFRTNLSLPYESESGWSLPSLMQRGQPFHQHQPPPPMMNLSSRTSSSTSVMNIQTEPPSNQKYYKNYTPLLPEEEKVIGMKRPYPFSLDNAPGPPLHTKYPPIVHSIYGQIETTSSTKDTTFNFEPDASNFSSKEGPSCSTSNGVFTRDFLTLGPPATTSMCSTSKSKHPPSNPISYELPDLDSLAYHQASFGDSITKQGGGGFTQHRPYYSFFPPAMAQIEGAKTVTTANCKSGEVAGHVDLNLKL; from the exons ATGGAAAGAGGAAGAGTTAGAGCGAGGATATGGGCGATAAATGAGAGAAAGAagaatatatattcatatata tTAGTGAAAACAATGGCACCAGAAGATCAAACCCAGAGATGTAGCAACAATAGTAACACCAGCGGTGGAAACAACAATATTATTGGTAGGTCTTCTAAGAAGCAAAGGCCTAAAAAAGTACCCCAAAGAGGGCTTGGTGTGGCACAGCTTGAAAAGATAAGATTAGAAgaacaacaaaagaaagatcCAGGAGCATCTTTGATTTTGCCACTAATCCCAAGTTTCCATCCCCCAAATcacccttcttcttcttcttcctcatcttcttcttcaattgCTGATGTTTCACCCCCTCCGACTTCGTTCTTTAGGCCTCAAAACATTGATGGAAACACTAGTGCTGCTGTTCCATTGACAAGTAGTGTTAATGGACATAAGTTTTGGGGTTCTTGTTGTGAGTTCAACATTGAAAAAGGGTGTCCTGGATTGGATCCTGGTTGGATTTTTAGGACCAATTTGAGTTTGCCTTATGAATCTGAATCTGGTTGGTCTTTGCCTAGTTTGATGCAAAGGGGACAACCTTTTCACCAACATCAACCTCCTCCTCCAATG ATGAATTTGTCATCAAGAACTTCATCATCAACATCTGTAATGAATATTCAGACGGAGCCCCCTTCAAACCAAAAgtactataaaaattatacgCCTTTATTGCCTGAAGAGGagaag GTGATTGGCATGAAGAGACCATATCCTTTCTCACTAGACAATGCTCCAGGCCCCCCTCTTCACACCAAATATCCTCCCATTGTTCATTCCATCTATGGACAAATTGAAACTACATCAAGTACCAAAGATACCACATTCAATTTCGAACCCGACGCCTCGAATTTCAG TTCCAAGGAAGGGCCTTCGTGTTCGACCTCGAACGGCGTTTTCACCCGAGATTTCCTCACATTAGGCCCTCCTGCAACCACATCAATGTGTTCAACGTCAAAATCTAAGCACCCTCCATCAAATCCGATCTCTTACGAGTTGCCGGACCTCGACTCATTAGCTTACCACCAA GCAAGCTTTGGAGATTCAATTACGAAGCAAGGTGGTGGCGGGTTCACTCAACATCGACCTTACTATAGCTTCTTTCCACCGGCAATGGCGCAAATCGAGGGAGCAAAAACAGTAACAACGGCTAATTGTAAAAGTGGAGAAGTTGCTGGACATGTTGATCTCAATTTAAAGCTATAA
- the LOC105778511 gene encoding sodium/calcium exchanger NCL, with translation MTSKHFLFLFFFIFCFSSFPSHARFITGRPSPTGLVSDGISTVKNLPYLLLKPPVSAEESCEQSYGFLPCTTTVLGNMFLIIVYGYLMYLAATYLSYGSELLLEILGPGIVGGLFLPMLGALPDAMLILVSGLSGTAETAQSQVSVGMGLLAGSTVMLLTVIWGSCIIVGRCDLHDSVAIDGTNTKGFNLKESGVSTDIWTCYAARIMAISVIPFLIVQLPQALSSTSGRHLAVLIALVISLLMLISYCVYQVFQPWIQRRRIAFAKHKHVISGILRHLKKHGLGRLLTDDGEPDTEIIRKLFETIDENHDGGLSPSELRALIIGIRFEEIDLDQDDAVSKVIADFDTSRDNLVQEDEFVEGIMKWINEAKQTGGAYLESNAGTFKFIDHFHQQTKREHALLGSEEQSDEVVENVENPRWISIKAVLMLLLGTLIAAAFADPLVDAVDNFSEATSIPSFFISFIALPLATNSSEAVSAIIFASRKKQRTASLTFSELYGAVTMNNVLCLSVFLALVYVRGLTWDFSSEVLVILIVCVVMGAFASFRTTFPLWTCSVAYILYPFSLGLVYVLDYVFGWS, from the exons ATGACTTCCAAACATTTCCTgttcctttttttcttcatcttctgtTTCTCATCGTTTCCATCTCACGCTCGCTTCATCACCGGCCGTCCATCCCCAACAGGTCTCGTTTCCGATGGGATTTCCACCGTCAAAAACCTACCTTACCTCCTCCTTAAACCTCCGGTTTCAGCTGAGGAGTCGTGCGAACAGTCGTATGGGTTCTTACCCTGCACCACGACAGTCCTGGGGAACATGTTTTTGATCATTGTTTATGGATACCTCATGTATTTGGCTGCTACGTACTTGTCCTATGGAAGTGAGCTTTTGCTTGAGATCCTCGGTCCCGGTATTGTTGGAGGATTGTTCTTGCCTATGCTTGGAGCTCTTCCCGATGCAATGCTTATTCTCG TGTCCGGACTTTCCGGAACTGCCGAAACTGCTCAAAGCCAGGTCTCGGTCGGAATGGGGTTGCTAGCGGGGTCTACTGTCATGCTTCTCACGGTGATATGGGGATCCTGCATTATCGTCGGCAGGTGTGATCTTCATGATTCGGTTGCGATCGATGGAACAAACACGAAAGGTTTTAACTTAAAAG AGTCAGGTGTCAGTACCGATATTTGGACATGCTATGCTGCAAGAATAATGGCTATATCAGTTATCCCTTTTCTTATTGTTCAACTGCCACAAGCTTTAAGTTCGACTTCGGGACGACACCTAGCCGTTTTGATTGCGCTTGTCATATCGCTCTTGATGTTGATTTCTTATTGCGTTTATCAG GTCTTTCAGCCTTGGATCCAGAGAAGACGAATCGCTTTCGCGAAGCACAAACATGTCATATCGGGAATTTTAAGGCACTTGAAAAAGCATGGTCTGGGAAGGCTTCTTACTGATGATGGTGAACCTGATACAGAGATCATAAGGAA GTTGTTCGAGACGATTGATGAGAATCATGACGGTGGTCTTTCTCCTTCCGAACTGAGAGCTTTGATCATAGGAATCCGATTTGAAGAGATCGACTTGGATCAGGACGATGCCGTGAGTAAAGTAATTGCCGATTTCGATACCTCCCGTGACAATCTTGTACAGGAGGATGAGTTTGTAGAAGGAATCATGAAATGGATTAATGAGGCAAAGCAAACCGGGGGTGCTTATCTCGAATCTAATGCCGGAACGTTTAAGTTTATAGACCATTTTCACCAG CAAACGAAGAGAGAACATGCTCTGTTAGGATCGGAGGAACAAAGCGATGAGGTCGTCGAGAATGTTGAAAACCCTCGATGGATCTCGATCAAAGCAGTACTAATGTTATTGCTAGGTACCCTTATCGCAGCTGCCTTTGCAGATCCTCTTGTAGACGCGGTCGATAACTTCTCCGAAGCGACAAGCATTCCATCTTTTTTCATCTCATTCATCGCATTGCCATTAGCTACCAATTCGAGTGAAGCCGTATCGGCTATCATCTTTGCCTCACGCAAGAAGCAGAGGACTGCATCTTTAACATTTTCCGAG CTTTATGGGGCGGTAACGATGAATAACGTCCTCTGCTTATCGGTTTTCTTGGCGCTCGTTTACGTAAGGGGACTAACATGGGATTTCTCGTCTGAGGTGTTGGTGATTCTTATCGTTTGCGTCGTGATGGGCGCATTCGCCAGTTTCCGAACCACATTCCCGCTTTGGACATGTTCGGTTGCATACATCCTTTATCCGTTCTCGTTGGGGCTCGTATATGTTCTCGATTACGTCTTCGGCTGGTCGTAG